One genomic region from Cetobacterium sp. 8H encodes:
- the coaE gene encoding dephospho-CoA kinase (Dephospho-CoA kinase (CoaE) performs the final step in coenzyme A biosynthesis.), whose product MILGLTGGIGSGKSTVSKILGSIGIKIFDADVIAKDILETEETKKEIEKKLGKKFITDKNLIDKDYLKKEVFNDSKKLKILNSIIHPKVKKYYENLSKEFFDKKEIVVFDIPLLFEVGLEGFCNKVIVVDIDYKLQLDRVRKRDNLSPEFIKKILEKQMPREEKLKKADIIIENNGSLEELENKVLNLIERIREEKYENCCPSRKY is encoded by the coding sequence ATGATATTGGGACTAACTGGTGGTATAGGAAGTGGGAAATCAACAGTAAGTAAAATTTTAGGTTCTATTGGGATAAAAATTTTTGATGCTGATGTGATAGCTAAAGATATATTAGAAACAGAAGAAACGAAAAAGGAAATAGAAAAAAAATTAGGAAAGAAGTTTATAACCGATAAAAATTTAATAGATAAAGACTATTTAAAAAAAGAAGTTTTTAATGATAGTAAAAAATTAAAAATTTTAAATAGTATAATTCATCCTAAAGTAAAAAAATATTATGAAAATTTAAGTAAAGAATTTTTTGATAAAAAAGAAATAGTTGTTTTTGATATACCGCTCCTTTTTGAAGTTGGATTAGAAGGATTTTGTAATAAAGTTATAGTAGTAGATATAGATTATAAATTACAGCTAGATAGAGTAAGAAAAAGAGATAATTTGAGTCCTGAATTTATAAAAAAAATCTTAGAAAAGCAGATGCCAAGAGAAGAAAAATTAAAGAAAGCGGATATCATTATTGAGAATAATGGAAGTTTGGAAGAGTTAGAAAATAAAGTATTAAATTTAATAGAAAGAATAAGAGAGGAAAAATATGAAAATTGTTGCCCCAGCAGGAAGTATTGA
- a CDS encoding U32 family peptidase produces the protein MKIVAPAGSIERFHAAIKAGADEIYMGLKGFGARRNAVNLTLEEYKEALDYAHLRGVKVFLTLNTIMMDVEIEAISINLGELYKHGLDAVIVQDFGLAKFIKENYPGLELHGSTQMTVANHVEANFLKSIGFERVVLPRELSFEEIKEIREKTDIELEIFVSGALCISYSGNCYMSSFIGGRSGNRGMCAQPCRKKYVSDENTSSYVLSPKDQFYGYEEIEKLKEIGIDSIKLEGRMKEPNYVFQTVSYYKELIDGKKVEEKSSHIFNRGYSKGYFYSDRENLMNSDYASNIGKELGILKGRELKLKERVVLGDGIIFLSKDYENLGGTYINKIELVDKTTKKSAEKNETIIIKETPKGTKYIFRNYSKEINDLTENRLKQVDKKHLIEFNFKGKIGEKARIEATTYNNRNEKITAILESDNLLELAKNKGILRDVIEEKILEIGDTTFIGKIKNVEIDENLFLPVSLLKQLKRDVVAKLSKQLILSYRKNLAEEIKKIERKVPIQKDMILSAIVSTEKQKEILKKLGIEKIYFRGYDVAREGILKEIDLNNKMATNLYQLLENKNSKVTLGWNLNISNRYAFDYFSSLEKVDTIIVSPEISYRRLEEIGETKIKKAILAYGRPRAMYTELSLFEDNKIEIQNDQGDKFTVLKNSLGNSEIYLEKPLNILKDKEYLRKIGVSELVLEFTTESEEEIKSVLEGQGEYRAYNYEKGVF, from the coding sequence ATGAAAATTGTTGCCCCAGCAGGAAGTATTGAAAGGTTTCATGCAGCTATAAAAGCAGGTGCTGATGAAATATATATGGGATTAAAAGGATTTGGTGCTAGAAGAAATGCAGTAAATTTGACATTAGAAGAGTATAAAGAAGCTCTTGACTATGCACATTTAAGAGGAGTAAAAGTATTTTTAACTTTAAATACAATAATGATGGATGTTGAGATAGAAGCGATCTCTATAAATTTAGGTGAATTATATAAACATGGTTTAGATGCAGTAATAGTTCAAGATTTTGGATTAGCAAAGTTTATAAAAGAAAATTATCCAGGATTAGAGTTACATGGAAGTACTCAAATGACAGTTGCAAATCATGTAGAAGCAAATTTTTTGAAATCTATTGGTTTTGAAAGGGTTGTTCTACCAAGAGAGTTAAGCTTCGAGGAAATAAAAGAAATTAGAGAAAAAACTGATATCGAGTTAGAAATATTTGTTTCAGGTGCTTTATGCATTTCTTATTCAGGAAATTGTTATATGAGTAGTTTCATAGGTGGACGTAGCGGTAATAGAGGGATGTGTGCACAACCTTGCAGAAAAAAATATGTATCAGATGAAAATACGAGCAGCTATGTATTGAGTCCAAAAGACCAATTTTATGGTTATGAAGAGATAGAAAAATTAAAAGAGATTGGAATAGACAGTATCAAATTAGAAGGTAGAATGAAAGAGCCAAACTATGTATTCCAGACAGTTTCTTATTATAAAGAGTTAATTGATGGAAAAAAAGTTGAAGAAAAAAGTTCTCATATTTTTAATAGAGGTTATAGTAAAGGATATTTTTATAGTGATAGAGAAAATTTAATGAATTCTGATTATGCTAGTAATATTGGAAAAGAATTAGGTATTTTAAAAGGAAGAGAATTAAAACTTAAAGAGAGAGTAGTTTTAGGGGATGGAATTATTTTTCTATCTAAAGATTATGAAAATTTAGGTGGAACATACATAAATAAAATAGAATTAGTAGATAAAACTACAAAAAAATCAGCAGAAAAGAATGAAACTATAATCATTAAAGAAACTCCTAAAGGTACAAAATATATTTTTAGAAATTACTCTAAAGAAATTAATGATTTAACAGAAAACAGATTAAAACAAGTTGATAAAAAACATTTAATAGAGTTTAATTTTAAAGGTAAAATTGGAGAAAAGGCAAGAATAGAAGCGACTACTTATAATAATAGAAATGAAAAAATAACAGCAATACTAGAAAGTGATAATTTATTAGAATTAGCTAAGAATAAAGGAATTTTAAGAGATGTAATAGAAGAAAAAATATTAGAGATAGGGGATACTACATTTATTGGAAAAATTAAGAATGTAGAAATTGATGAAAATCTCTTTTTACCAGTTTCTTTATTAAAACAGTTAAAAAGAGATGTAGTAGCAAAGCTTTCAAAGCAATTGATTTTAAGTTATAGGAAAAATCTAGCAGAAGAAATAAAAAAAATTGAAAGAAAAGTACCTATTCAAAAGGACATGATATTATCGGCGATTGTATCAACGGAAAAGCAAAAAGAGATATTGAAAAAATTAGGAATAGAAAAAATATACTTTAGAGGATATGATGTAGCAAGAGAGGGTATTTTAAAAGAGATAGATTTAAACAATAAAATGGCTACAAATCTTTATCAATTACTTGAAAATAAAAATTCAAAGGTTACATTAGGATGGAATCTGAACATTTCAAATCGTTATGCTTTTGATTATTTTTCATCATTAGAAAAGGTTGATACAATAATAGTATCACCAGAAATAAGCTATAGAAGATTAGAAGAAATTGGAGAAACAAAAATAAAAAAAGCCATATTAGCATATGGAAGACCGAGAGCTATGTATACAGAGCTTTCATTATTTGAAGATAACAAAATTGAAATTCAAAATGACCAAGGGGATAAATTTACTGTTTTAAAAAACTCACTAGGAAATAGTGAAATATATTTAGAAAAACCTCTTAATATTTTAAAAGATAAAGAATACTTAAGAAAAATAGGAGTTTCAGAACTTGTTCTAGAGTTTACAACAGAATCAGAAGAAGAGATTAAATCTGTATTAGAAGGTCAAGGAGAATACAGAGCATACAACTATGAAAAAGGGGTGTTTTAG
- a CDS encoding phosphatidylglycerophosphatase A, whose translation MKKRTVKNLATVFGLGEMPVAPGTFGTLGGIPLYIGLVMLKKIFPNNMIYNSFYFMFLMTFFAVAVYVSDIAEREIYKEKDPQAVVIDEVLGFLTTLFLINPVGIFQTSMAIIIGFVIFRFFDITKIGPIYKSQFFGNGIGVVLDDFLAGVIGNFLMVCIWTIFF comes from the coding sequence TTGAAAAAAAGAACTGTTAAAAATTTGGCAACAGTATTTGGTTTAGGAGAAATGCCTGTAGCTCCAGGAACGTTTGGAACTTTAGGTGGAATTCCATTATATATAGGGCTGGTAATGTTAAAAAAGATATTTCCTAACAATATGATATATAACTCTTTTTATTTTATGTTTTTAATGACATTTTTTGCGGTTGCAGTTTATGTATCAGATATTGCAGAAAGAGAGATTTATAAGGAAAAAGATCCACAAGCTGTAGTTATAGATGAAGTTTTAGGATTTCTAACGACATTATTTTTAATAAATCCAGTTGGAATTTTTCAAACATCAATGGCAATTATAATAGGTTTTGTTATTTTTAGATTTTTCGACATAACAAAGATAGGTCCGATATATAAGTCACAATTTTTTGGAAATGGAATTGGAGTAGTATTAGATGATTTTCTAGCAGGAGTTATTGGAAACTTTTTAATGGTTTGTATTTGGACTATATTTTTCTAA
- a CDS encoding CinA family nicotinamide mononucleotide deamidase-related protein, translating to MKCTLVLVGTELLNGATIDTNSIYMAEELNKYGIKIAYKLTIGDSLEEIIEALKFAKKNSDLTIVSGGLGPTDDDLTKMAISKFLNKKLIVEKDELLELKEKFKNLNIKFLDKNHKEVEKPEGALSIKNDVGMAPAFYIDDVVAFPGVPRELFNMFPKFLEFYSKEKNRKVDPIYIKDLIVVGIPESHLEEKIKKYFTSPDIEYEFLVKDYGIIVRMQTTQVYKNTVEKIKEKIYNSIGKHIFGEDKETLENKIVNLLKSKKYSISIAESCTGGQLTSKFIDVPGVSEVFKEGIISYSNVSKVQRLNIDKNIIDTYGAVSKEVAKKMVLGLDTDIAISTTGIAGPTGGTEEKPVGLVYVGIKVKEKVSTFKFNFKGDRSRIRQKTVLHSLFELYKMLEEDEQ from the coding sequence ATGAAATGTACTTTAGTATTAGTGGGAACAGAGTTATTAAATGGAGCTACAATAGATACAAATAGTATATATATGGCTGAAGAATTAAATAAATACGGGATTAAAATAGCATATAAATTAACTATTGGAGATTCATTGGAAGAGATTATAGAAGCATTGAAATTTGCAAAAAAAAATAGTGATTTAACAATAGTTTCTGGTGGATTAGGACCTACTGATGATGATTTAACAAAAATGGCAATAAGTAAATTTTTAAATAAAAAACTTATCGTTGAAAAAGATGAACTTTTAGAGTTGAAAGAAAAGTTTAAAAATTTAAATATAAAGTTTTTAGATAAAAATCATAAAGAGGTTGAAAAACCTGAAGGAGCACTATCTATAAAAAATGATGTAGGGATGGCACCAGCCTTTTATATAGATGACGTAGTGGCTTTTCCAGGTGTACCAAGAGAACTATTTAATATGTTTCCCAAATTCTTAGAATTTTATTCAAAAGAAAAGAATAGAAAAGTAGATCCAATATATATAAAAGATTTAATCGTTGTTGGAATACCAGAATCACATTTAGAAGAAAAAATAAAAAAGTATTTTACAAGTCCAGATATAGAATATGAGTTTTTAGTAAAAGATTATGGTATAATAGTTAGAATGCAAACTACACAAGTGTATAAAAACACAGTAGAAAAAATTAAAGAAAAGATATATAATAGTATAGGCAAGCACATATTCGGAGAAGATAAAGAAACATTAGAAAACAAAATTGTCAATTTATTAAAAAGTAAAAAATATTCAATTTCAATTGCGGAATCATGTACAGGAGGGCAATTAACATCCAAGTTTATAGATGTTCCTGGAGTTTCTGAAGTTTTTAAAGAGGGAATTATTTCATACAGTAATGTTTCTAAGGTGCAAAGGTTAAATATAGATAAAAATATAATAGATACATATGGGGCTGTAAGCAAAGAGGTAGCGAAGAAGATGGTATTAGGTTTAGATACAGATATAGCTATCTCTACAACTGGCATAGCTGGACCAACAGGGGGGACAGAGGAAAAACCAGTGGGACTTGTTTATGTGGGGATTAAAGTTAAAGAAAAGGTATCAACTTTTAAATTTAATTTTAAAGGAGATAGAAGTCGAATAAGACAAAAAACAGTTCTCCATAGTCTATTTGAACTTTATAAAATGTTAGAGGAGGATGAACAGTAG
- a CDS encoding cupin domain-containing protein, which translates to MSIGERIKKSRNEKSLSLRELATMVDLSASFLSQIEQGKASPSIENLKKIANSLDVRVSYLIEDEEVKKNSDLIRAKERKFVESVDSNTTISLLTSSNIEKSMEPILYEIGPGGESGRSYYTHSGEEFIFILEGSLDIYLEETVHSLHEGDSFYFKSSQKHRFKNNSDRRAKALWVVNPPTF; encoded by the coding sequence GTGAGTATAGGAGAAAGAATAAAGAAGAGCAGAAATGAAAAATCATTATCATTAAGAGAATTAGCAACGATGGTTGATTTATCAGCGAGCTTTTTATCACAAATTGAACAGGGAAAAGCATCTCCTTCAATAGAAAATTTAAAAAAGATTGCCAATTCACTAGATGTAAGAGTTAGCTATTTGATTGAGGATGAGGAAGTTAAAAAAAATTCAGATTTAATAAGAGCAAAAGAAAGAAAGTTTGTAGAAAGTGTGGATTCAAATACAACTATTTCCTTATTAACGTCTTCAAATATAGAAAAAAGTATGGAACCAATTTTATATGAAATAGGTCCAGGTGGAGAAAGTGGAAGAAGTTATTACACTCATTCAGGAGAGGAATTTATTTTCATTCTGGAGGGAAGTTTAGATATATATTTAGAAGAAACAGTTCACTCATTGCATGAAGGGGATAGTTTCTACTTTAAATCTAGTCAAAAACATAGATTTAAAAATAATTCAGATAGAAGAGCAAAAGCTCTTTGGGTGGTAAATCCACCAACATTTTAA